Part of the Polaribacter sp. Hel1_33_78 genome is shown below.
TTAAATAATCTTGTGTAAAATCTGATATTGCTCTCGCAGCTCTAGTTGGTTCATATTCCGCATAAAATTTATCAACTTTATTGATTAAAGTATGCAACTCAGATAAAATCCATCGATCTATTTCTGGTCTTTTTTCTAAAGGAATATCTGCTTCTTTGTAGCAAAAACCATCAATATTTGTATATAAGGTGAAGAAAGAATAGGTGTTATATAAAGTTCCGAAAAACTTACGTTTTACCTCTTCAATTCCGTCTAAGTCAAATTTTAAATTATCCCAAGGATTTGCATTTGAAATCATATACCAACGAGTTGCATCTGGACCATACGTTGATAGCGTTGTAAAAGGGTCTGTTGCATTTCCTAAACGCTTAGACATTTTATGCCCTTTTTTGTCGAGAACTAAACCATTAGAAACTACGTTTTTATAAGCAACGGAATCAAAAACCATTGTAGAAATTGCATGTAACGTATAAAACCAACCTCTAGTTTGGTCTACTCCTTCTGCAATAAAATCTGCTGGAAAAGATTCATTTCCATCAATTTTTTCTTTATTCTCAAACGGATAGTGCCATTGCGCATAAGGCATAGAACCAGAGTCAAACCATACATCAATTAAATCGCTTTCGCGTTTCATTGGCTGTCCAGTGGCAGAAACCAACACAATTTCATCTACAATATTTTTATGTAAATCTATTTTCGCGTAATTTTCTTCTGAGTTATTATCAACTTCAAAATCTTCAAAAATATCTTTTGCTAAAACTCCAGCTGCAACAGCTTTTGCCATTTTTTGCTTTAATTCTTTTACAGAACCAATACAAATTTCTTCTTTACCATCTTCTGTTCTCCAAATTGGTAAAGGAATACCCCAATATCTTGAACGAGATAAATTCCAGTCATTTGCATTCGCCAACCAATTTCCAAAACGTCCAGTTCCCGTAGATTCTGGCTTCCAGTTAATTGTTTTATTTAACTCATGCATTCTATCTTTTACATCCGTTACTTTGATAAACCAAGAATCTAACGGATAATATAATATTGGCTTATCTGTTCTCCAACAATTAGGATAACTGTGCTTATATTTTTCGACCTTAAAAGCTTTGTTTTCTATTTTTAATTTTATTGCCAGCTCAACATCAATAGATTTTTCTGGAGCTTCACCATCCTTATAATATTCATTCTTTACATATTTACCAGCAAATTCACCCATCTCTGGTCTGAATTTTCCTTGTAAATCTACTAAGGGAACTAAATTATCATTCTCATCTTTCACCAACATTGGCGGAATTTCTGGTGTTGCTTGTTTTGCAACGATAGCATCATCTGCTCCAAAAGTTGGTGCTGTATGCACAATTCCTGTTCCATCTTCTGTAGTTACAAAATCTCCTAAAATTACTCTAAATGCATCTTGAGGATTATCATTTGGCAAACAGTAATCTAAAATTTGTTCGTATTTAATATTAACTAAATCTTTCCCAATAAATTCTTTGACAATATAAAAAGGAATTTTTTTATCCCCAGAATTGTAATTGTTTAATTCTTCTGAAGTTTCAACTTCAACATTATTTTTACCTCCAAATTGTTTGCCAACTAGTTTTTTAGCTAAAATTACTTTCGTAGGCTCAAAAGTATATTGATTAAAAGTATCTACTAAAACATATTCAATTTTTGGGCCTACAGTTAATGCCGTATTACTCGGCAATGTCCAAGGAGTTGTCGTCCATGCTAAAAAATAAATGGTTCCCTCGTTTTGTAAAAAGTCTGGGAGCGTACTTTCTACAACTTTAAATTGTGCAACAACAGTTGTATCAGTTACATCTTGGTAAGTACCTGGTTGATTTAATTCATGAGAACTTAAACCTGTCCCTGCTTTTGGAGAATATGGCTGAATGGTATACCCTTTGTAAATTAATTCTTTATTATAAATCTGCTTTAATAACCACCAAACAGACTCCATATATTTCGGTTCGTAAGTAATATAAGGATCTTCCATATCTACCCAATACCCCATTTTCTGGGTTAAATCGTTCCAAATATCTGTGTAACGCATTACTGCTTCTCTACAAGCTGCATTATAATCTTCTACAGAAATTTTCGTACCAATATCTTCCTTAGTAATTCCTAGCTCTTTCTCAACACCTAATTCTATTGGCAAACCATGCGTATCCCATCCAGCTTTTCGCTTTACTTGGTATCCTTTCATCGTCTTGTAACGCGGAAAAATATCTTTAATAGCTCTTGCTAAAACATGGTGAACACCAGGTAGACCGTTTGCCGAAGGTGGGCCTTCAAAAAATACAAATGGTGTTGCATTTTCTCTTGAAGATACACTCTTTTCGAAGATGTTGTTTTCTTGCCAATAATTAAGAATTTCTTCTGCAACTTTTGGTAAGTCAAGTCCTTTATATTCAGGAAATTTAGCTTTCATTTTCTGTCATTTCTAATAAGATTGCGAAATTAAGGATTTTCTTGAAAACAGCGGCTTTTAGACGCAAAAAAAAGGATTGATTACATTCCTCTTTCATTTTTTATTTTTTCATAAGCAGATTGTATGCTTTGAAACTTTTCATTTGCACCCTTTAAATGCTCTTCTCCCAAACCTTGTAATTTATCTGGGTGGTATTTTTTTACCATTTTTCGATAAGCTTTTTTTACCTCATCATCAGTTGATGATTTTGTAATTTCCAAAATCTTATAAGAACTTTCTGAAGAATCATAAAACATAGCTTTAATCGACTCAAAATCTCTTGGATTAATGTATAAATAACCTGCTATTTTTCTAATATCTTCTACTTCTGATAAAGAAACAAAATCATCTGCTTTTGCAATACCAAATAAGAAGTGCACTAATTGTAAACGAGAAGCATGAGGCATGTGTTCTCGAACTTGAATACAAACTTGCCTTGCCGAAACTTCTTTTTTTATAATCCCGTTAAAAAGTTTAAAAGCACTATTTGCCCTTTCTTTTCCATACATACTAACAAATTGACTTCTAACAAAGTTCAATTCTCTTTGGTCTATTTTTCCATCTGATTTTATAACAATTGATGCCAACACAAGAAGACTCATCTCAAAATCTCCAGATTGAGTATCTGAGTTCATGCCCCCTTTACTAACTCTGCGTTGATACTCTTTTTGCGCTTCGGTTAAATCCTCTTCAGAAAACCCATCAACAAAACTACCAATTGCAAAACCTATTGCAGCACCAATTGGACCTCCTAAACTAAAGCCTAAACCTGCACCTAACCATTTGGTAAAACTTCCCATATACTATTTTAATTTTGTCACAAATATAAGGAAACAACGTTATTTTTATGAAAAGATTATCATATCAATTCTATTTATAGATCTATTGAAATAAGCTTTGAATTACATCTTGAATTTTGATTGAATTATTCTTATATTTGTAGCTTAAATTTATGAATATTATGTATCCAGAAGAATTAGTAAAACCAATGCGTGATGAGTTAATTAACGCTGGTTTTGAAGCATTATATACAGGTGAAGATGTTGAAAACGCATTGTCTAAAGAAGGAACAACTTTAGTAATGGTAAACTCTGTTTGTGGCTGTGCTGCAGGTACTGCAAGACCAGGGGCAATTGCCTCTCTTGGAGCTGAAAAAACACCTACAAACTTAACCACTGTTTTTGCTGGTGTAGAAAAAGAATCTACTCAAAAAGCAAGAGAACATATGATTCCTTTCCCTCCTTCATCGCCTGCAATTGCCTTATTTAAGGATGGCAATTTAGTGCACATGTTAGAGCGTCATCATATTGAAGGTAGATCTGCGCAAATGATTGCTCAGAATTTAGCACAAGCTTACGAAGAGTTTTGTTAAAAGAACATTATAAATCCTTTCCAAAAGAAAGAACCTTAAAATCCATTCTATTTTGAATGGATTTTTTATTTTTATAAAAAATCCAAGATATGGCCTCGGTATTATCGACACACACCAATAAAAAACTGAAAAAGAAATTAAAATCACAAAAAACTATTGCAATTATTCAAGCTATCGTTGTTGTTTTAATGATAGTTTTTCTCCGGTTTTCTATCTTAGAAAAAAGTATTTCTTTTCAAACTTTTTTACCTTTATTCTTTGCCCCTATATTTTTTGTAATGCTTTTTAAAGTTAAAAAAATTAAAAAGGAACTCGCCTCAAGAAAGTAATATGAATCAAAAAAAAGTAATTGAAAACACCATTAAATTTGTTAAAAAAGAATTAGAACATGCTGAAGGCGGCCATGATTGGTTTCATGTAGAGCGAGTTTTTAAAAACACGATTTTAATTTCTAAAGAAGAAAAGGTAGATGTTTTTGTCATTTCATTAGCGGCCCTTTTACACGATATTGCGGACCCAAAATTCTATGATGGTGATGAAACTATTGGCCCTAAAAAAGCTAGTAAATTTCTCATAACTCAAAAAGTAAATACAAAAACGATTAATCATGTTATAAAAATCATACAGCACATTTCTTATAAGAATTCTTTGGAAAAGGATGTTGAAAAGTTCATGTCTAAAGAGCTGGAGGTAGTGCAAGACGCAGACCGCTTAGACGCCATTGGGGCTATTGGAATTGCGCGTTGCTTTAATTTTGGAGGCTTTAAAAATAGAGCACTTTACAATCCTGAAATTGCACCAAATTTAAATATGAGTAAAGAAGAATACAAACAGTCAACTGCACCAACTATTAACCATTTTTACGAAAAACTATTATTATTAAAAGACAAAATGAATACCCTTTCTGGCAAGCGAATTGCTTCAGAAAGACATCAATTTATGCAAGAATATTTAAAACAGTTTTATAGCGAATGGAATGGAAAACTCTAATTTTAACTTTCTATTGCTACTTCTAATGCTGTAATTTTATATTCTAAAACAGCTAATTCTTCTCCGAATTCAACAATTTGTTCTACCGTTAAATCTTTGCTTGAATTCACAAAATCTCTCATTTCTTTACTTTTAAAAGTATAATATTCTAATGCTTTTTCAATCTTGTTTTCTAATATAATTTCCATAATCTACTGAATTAAATCTTTCATTTCACTTCTATAAATAGAAGCACTTTTACCTGTAAACTCTTTAAATAACTTGTTAAAATGTGAAAAGTTATTAAAGCCACACTCAAAACTTATATTTGTAATACTCATATTACTCTCTGCTAATAATTTGGTAGCATGCACAACTCTATATTCATTAACTAATTTTGTAAACGTTTTTCCTGTAGATTTTTTAAAATACCTACAGAATGCTGGCACAGTCATACTTACAAGATTAGAAACCTCATCTAAAGTTATATGTTCCTTAAAGTTATCATTAATATGGCTATAAATGATTTCTATCTTATTACTGTCTTGTGATATAGCCTCGAAAGCAAAACCATTTGCATTTAATAATGTATAATCGTTTGTAGTTGCTAAATCATTTAAGATCTCTATAAAAGATGTTATTCTATTTGCTCCTTCTAAATCTATTAATTTTTCAATTTTAGCGCCAATTCTTTGTTTAATTTCAATATTAAATCGTACTCCTTTTTTAGCACGTTCAAAAAGAGTAGCGATAGCTGCCATTTCTGGGATTTTAAAAAAATCTTTTCCTAAAAAATCTGGCAGAAACTGTATCAAAGTTTCAGAACCATTTGTTGTTAAACGATCTATATAACCAATATGCGGCAAATTAGAACCTATGAGCACTAATTGACTATTATTAAAATAACTTATATGATTCCCTATATGTCTTTTTCCTTTTCCTTTATTAACATATACCAATTCTATTTCTGGATGAAAATGCCAAAAGGGTGTATTTGTCTTTAAAAACTCTAAATGCTTTTTCACTAATAAAGAAGCACCAAAATTGGGGGTAATTTTTTCAAGTGTTGGTTTTTTCAGTATCATATTACAAAAATACAATACATAAAAGAGATTATCTATATAAAATTATCAATTTTATATGCTTAATTAACTTTACATAAAGTTAACATGAGATAATTTGTTAATTTAGAACATAAAATTACCAATTGTGTTGTTTTTATATGATAGTTCTTCCTATAACTTTGTAGTATAAAATTAAAATTATGTTAAACAAGGAAGGAATTTTATTTACAACAGTAATTGTGTTTTTTGCAATCCTTTATTTAGTTCAATTAATAACAATAGGTTTTTTTATAACACAAAGTCAAAAAAAGAAATAATTATTAAAATACAATATGATGAAAACAATAAAAACAAAAGTACTAGTAGTCGTTTTTTTACTAGGAACATTCGTAAACTTCGCAAACAGAGCAGATGTAAGCAACGTATTAAATACTAAAAACATTAAACTGGTATTTAATGAAGTGAAAAAAGGACATTTACTCACCATTAAAGACAAGGATGGAACAATTATTCGTTCCGAAACTGTCTCTAAGCCGGGATTACTAGCTAAAGTGTTTGATTTATCCTCTTTGAGTGATGGTACTTACACTATTGAATTAAATAAAGATTTTGAAATTATTGTAAAAACTTTAGAAGTTAAAAACAGAACCGTAATTTTTAATGAAAATTCTAAAATAGTAATTTTTAAACCAGTCATTAGAAATGAAGAAAATATCCTAATGATATCTAAAATTGCTTTTGATAAAAAGCCTTCAAAAATTTCATTATATTATAATGATGAAATTATTTACTCAGAAACTATTAAGAGTGAAGTGATTTTAAACAGAGTATACAAATTAGATAAAGAAGAAAAAGGTGACTATAAAGTTGTTATGTATAATAATAAAAGAAGTTACGTTCACAACTTTAAAATTTAAGTACTAATTAACTTATACATTGGAAATTTTAATTTAATTCAAAAACGAGCCAATTATGACTCGTTTTTTTTTATCATTCTAAGCTCCAGGAAAATTAGGCTTTCTCTTTTCCAGAAATGCAGTTGTTCCTTCTTTAAAATCTTCAGTACCAAAACAATTGCCAAACTCTTTGATTTCTGTATCAAAACCATTTGTACCATCTTCAAAATTAGCATTTACAGCTTTAATCGCTCCAGAAATTGCAACGGATGAATTTCGCATAATTTTACTAGCAATCTTTTCTGCTGTAGGCAATAATGTTTCTTGAGTTGTTACATGATTTACCAAACCACAGCTCAATGCATCTTCAGCCGAAATCATACCAGCAGTCATAATTAATTCCATTGCCTTTCCTTTACCCACTAATTGCGGTAAGCGCTGCGTGCCCCCATAACCAGGAATTACCCCCAAAGAAACTTCTGGCAATCCCATCTTTGCATTGTCCGACGCGATTCTAAAATGACAAGCCATTGCCAATTCTAAACCACCTCCTAGAGCAAAACCATTGACAGCAGCAATAACTGGTTTTGATAAACTTTCTATGAAATCGAACAACATCTCTTGCCCTTTTCTTGCCAAAGTTCCTCCTTCATTAACAGAAAAATGGGCGAATTCAGAAATATCTGCACCAGCTACAAAAGCTTTTTCTCCACTTCCTGTAAGTACAATTACTTTAATAGCTTCGTCATCTTCCAAAGCTTCAAAAGCATCACTTAACTCATGAATTGTTTCACTATTTAAAGCATTCAATTTTTCTGGCCTATTAATCGTTACTTTGGCTAAATTATTATTTTTCTCAACTAAGATATTATTGAATTTCATATCGTATCATTTAAAAACTAATTATTTTTATTCTTTTGGTAAAATTACGGTAAAAACAGTTCCTTTTCCTTCTTCTGATGTGAACGAAATAGTACCTTCATACGCTTCTATAATGTTTTTAATCATTGGCAAACCAAGCCCCATCCCACTTGATTTTGTCGTAAATTTTGGCTCAAAAATTAAATCTTTAACATTTTCAGCTATTCCTTTTCCATTATCAGAAACTGTTATTTTAATATGCTTTCCCTCTGATGAAACTGCAACATTAACAATAGGAGTTTCTGTCTTCTCTGCTGCCTGCATTCCATTTTTAACCAAGTTCGTTACAATTCGAATCAATTGAGTTTTATCTAAATTAGCAAACAACTCTTTGTCTTTTGCTAAATAGTTAATAGAATCCTCGTTAAAAATATCTAAAGCTAATTTTACAACACTAATCACCTCAACTCTCTCTCTTTTTTGCGTTGGCATTTTAGCAAAATCTGAAAATGCAGAAGCAATAGAACTCATTACATCTATCTGCTGAATTAAAGTCTTACTATATTCTGCTAATTTTTCTTTAATTTTTTCATCCTCTGGATTGAATTTTCGTTCAAAACTTTGAACAGATAAACGCATAGGAGTTAATGGGTTTTTGATTTCATGCGCCACCTGTTTTGCCATTTCTCTCCATGCTTGCTCACGCTCACTTCTTGCCAACTTTACAGCACTTTCTTCAAGTTGATCAATCATACTATTATATGCCTCTACTAGAACTTCAATTTCTGAACTTGCTGCATTTAAAATAATTTTTTCATTACGTTCGTTTAACCGCGTTTGTTGCATTTTATCTGAAATAGTCTGTATGGATCTTGTAATATAACTTGATAAAAAATAAGCTAAAGAAATCGCTATTAAAAACATAAATAGATATACTAAACCTAATCTCGAAATAAATTCTCTTAACTCTTTTTGTATTTCAGAATTATCTTGAGTAAATTGAATTTCTAAAATTCCTATTCGCTCTAATTTAGAATCCTTTATAAAAGAATAAGACGTTTGGTATCCTATACCTTTTCTCTCTCTACTTTTTAAAATTTTATGATTATCGTTTTTTACTAATTCTGTAACAACTCCCTGAGAAATTATTTTTGATTCAAACTCTTCAGAAATTCTTTTAATAGATGACTTTAAAAGATTACCGTTTAAATCATAAATAGCAATATCTAATTTATTGATCGAAGAGATTTCGTAGATCCGTTCTTGAAAAATTTTAGCTAAATTTTCTGTTTTTAAAGGATACTTTGTTTTGTTCGTCAGTTCTAAATCTATGGTTTTAATTGTAGCTGCTTCTTTTCGCTCAAAACGCTGGATGTTATAATCTTTTGTTTGCTCGTCATATTGATACACCGTAACTCCTAAAATTAAAACAGATGCTAATAACACCAATATAATCATGGATAAAAATATGCGAATTCTAAGGGATATATTTTTAAATATTTTCAAGAAAATTATTTTTATTATTAGTACCAATAAGCATTCCAAAAACAATAATTAAAAGAAAATTATTCGGTTTCCTCTTCCTTAAATTTTAGATGTACAAGATAGCCAAATTAAAAAGTGAAAGCAATATAGAAATCAAGATTTTACCAGGGGTAAAAACTTACTTCTAAATTTAAAAATAAGCGGAATTCCTCTCGCCAAAATCCACAATGTAAAAGCAATCCAAATGGCAACTAATTTATAATCTAACCAATCAAAAAACAAAAGTGTTGGAATAAAAACAAAACCCGTAGATAATATTAAAAGATTTCTCAAATATTTCATTTCACCCATCCCTTTAAACATTCCATCAAAAATAAAAGTGATTGCACTTATTGGCTGTGTTAAGATTACAATCCAAAAGACATGATAAAACTGCTCTAAAACCAACGGATCTTTTGTGAAAATTTGACCAATAAAGTCATAAAAAACGAATCCAAAAATAGCGATAATAATTCCAATAAAGAACCCATATTTCGCAAGTTTTATGCTTAATTTGACTAATGTTTTATAGTCTTTGGAGCCTAATAGTTTACCTGATAAAATATTTCCGGCACTGGAATACCCATCAATCATAAAAGCACCTAACAACCAAAGATTTAAACCAATTGTATAGGCTGCAATATATTCATTTCCATAACCTGTTGCATAAGCAGTGGCAAAATATAAGGCAATATTCAGAGCAATTGTTCTTATAAAAAGGTTACCAATCATGCCTAATAAATTTGGAATTTCTTCATGAAACGGTAAACTTATTTTTAATGAAATAGATGTTTTCTTTAGTAATAGAATCAATGCAATTAACGCCATTGTAACCTGCGCAATTAGACTTGCATAAGCTGCGCCTTCAATATTCATTGCAGGAATAAAACCTTCCACACCATAGACAAAAACAAGATCTAAAACAACATTTAATACTGCTCCAATGATCGCAATTATCATTGGATAATAAGTATTCTGTAACCCTCTAAAAGTTCCAAAAACTGCAAAAACGAAAAGTGAAAATGGAAATCCAAAAATTCTAATTTTAAAATAGGTAACACAAAAATCCAAAACGGTTCCTGAAGCATTGTAAAACTGAAAAATCTGTTTTGCAAACGGATAAGAAATTACCAAAACCAATAAACTTCCTGCAACAACAATCGCCATCGCTTGTGCAGGTAAACCTTCAATTTTACCTAATTTGTTGGCACCTACATATTGTGAAATTATAGAAGAAATTGCACTTCTAATCTGCCCAAAAACCCAAACTAACATGGAAATAAAAGCACCAACAATACCTACTGCGGCTAGGCTTTCTGTAGCATTTTCATCAATATTACCAATTATTGCAGTATCTGTGATAGATAACAAAGGTTCCGCTATACCTGCTATTAAAGCAGGAATTGCTAATTTATTAATATAATTAAAGCTAATATTGGTTTTCATTAAAAATATAATTTTAACAAAGGTACGTATCTAAAAAAATTGAAAAGCTATTACTTTCTTAAAAATGAGTAACTTTGTGGTCTAAAAAAAAATCTATCATGCAAAACATTTTAGTACCTATTGGATCTACAGAAAGTGCACAAAACAGCTTACAATATGCCATTGATTTTGCTTCAGAAATTGATGCAAAAATTTTAGTTTTTAGAGCTTATAGTGCGCAAACTAAAGCTGGAACCATCATAAATATTGATGATATTATTGCACGTGAAACCAATTTATACTTGCGAACAATAGTGAATTCTGTTGATAGAAAAAATGTA
Proteins encoded:
- the ileS gene encoding isoleucine--tRNA ligase, which produces MKAKFPEYKGLDLPKVAEEILNYWQENNIFEKSVSSRENATPFVFFEGPPSANGLPGVHHVLARAIKDIFPRYKTMKGYQVKRKAGWDTHGLPIELGVEKELGITKEDIGTKISVEDYNAACREAVMRYTDIWNDLTQKMGYWVDMEDPYITYEPKYMESVWWLLKQIYNKELIYKGYTIQPYSPKAGTGLSSHELNQPGTYQDVTDTTVVAQFKVVESTLPDFLQNEGTIYFLAWTTTPWTLPSNTALTVGPKIEYVLVDTFNQYTFEPTKVILAKKLVGKQFGGKNNVEVETSEELNNYNSGDKKIPFYIVKEFIGKDLVNIKYEQILDYCLPNDNPQDAFRVILGDFVTTEDGTGIVHTAPTFGADDAIVAKQATPEIPPMLVKDENDNLVPLVDLQGKFRPEMGEFAGKYVKNEYYKDGEAPEKSIDVELAIKLKIENKAFKVEKYKHSYPNCWRTDKPILYYPLDSWFIKVTDVKDRMHELNKTINWKPESTGTGRFGNWLANANDWNLSRSRYWGIPLPIWRTEDGKEEICIGSVKELKQKMAKAVAAGVLAKDIFEDFEVDNNSEENYAKIDLHKNIVDEIVLVSATGQPMKRESDLIDVWFDSGSMPYAQWHYPFENKEKIDGNESFPADFIAEGVDQTRGWFYTLHAISTMVFDSVAYKNVVSNGLVLDKKGHKMSKRLGNATDPFTTLSTYGPDATRWYMISNANPWDNLKFDLDGIEEVKRKFFGTLYNTYSFFTLYTNIDGFCYKEADIPLEKRPEIDRWILSELHTLINKVDKFYAEYEPTRAARAISDFTQDYLSNWYVRLSRRRFWKGDYQTDKISAYQTLYTCMNTIAKLGAPIAPFFMDKLYQDLNSVSGKEISESIHLSDFPVSDASFIDASLQRKMGNAQTISSLVLSLRAKEKIKVRQPLQKIMIPVDNPQQKEEILAVADLIKHEVNIKEIQILDDASDILIKQIKPNFKTLGPKFGKDMRLIAVEVQKFSQEDINKIEKDKNIILDINGKNIILELSDVEISSKDIEGWLVANEGLLTVALDVTITEGLRKEGIARELVNRIQNARKDSGLEVTDTIKLTVLNFENLQKSITENKAYIMSETLTKELVFVDELNNGTEIEFDTIKSKILIEKM
- a CDS encoding TerB family tellurite resistance protein, encoding MGSFTKWLGAGLGFSLGGPIGAAIGFAIGSFVDGFSEEDLTEAQKEYQRRVSKGGMNSDTQSGDFEMSLLVLASIVIKSDGKIDQRELNFVRSQFVSMYGKERANSAFKLFNGIIKKEVSARQVCIQVREHMPHASRLQLVHFLFGIAKADDFVSLSEVEDIRKIAGYLYINPRDFESIKAMFYDSSESSYKILEITKSSTDDEVKKAYRKMVKKYHPDKLQGLGEEHLKGANEKFQSIQSAYEKIKNERGM
- a CDS encoding BrxA/BrxB family bacilliredoxin, with amino-acid sequence MYPEELVKPMRDELINAGFEALYTGEDVENALSKEGTTLVMVNSVCGCAAGTARPGAIASLGAEKTPTNLTTVFAGVEKESTQKAREHMIPFPPSSPAIALFKDGNLVHMLERHHIEGRSAQMIAQNLAQAYEEFC
- a CDS encoding HD domain-containing protein, with the protein product MNQKKVIENTIKFVKKELEHAEGGHDWFHVERVFKNTILISKEEKVDVFVISLAALLHDIADPKFYDGDETIGPKKASKFLITQKVNTKTINHVIKIIQHISYKNSLEKDVEKFMSKELEVVQDADRLDAIGAIGIARCFNFGGFKNRALYNPEIAPNLNMSKEEYKQSTAPTINHFYEKLLLLKDKMNTLSGKRIASERHQFMQEYLKQFYSEWNGKL
- a CDS encoding AraC family transcriptional regulator codes for the protein MILKKPTLEKITPNFGASLLVKKHLEFLKTNTPFWHFHPEIELVYVNKGKGKRHIGNHISYFNNSQLVLIGSNLPHIGYIDRLTTNGSETLIQFLPDFLGKDFFKIPEMAAIATLFERAKKGVRFNIEIKQRIGAKIEKLIDLEGANRITSFIEILNDLATTNDYTLLNANGFAFEAISQDSNKIEIIYSHINDNFKEHITLDEVSNLVSMTVPAFCRYFKKSTGKTFTKLVNEYRVVHATKLLAESNMSITNISFECGFNNFSHFNKLFKEFTGKSASIYRSEMKDLIQ
- a CDS encoding enoyl-CoA hydratase/isomerase family protein, with the translated sequence MKFNNILVEKNNNLAKVTINRPEKLNALNSETIHELSDAFEALEDDEAIKVIVLTGSGEKAFVAGADISEFAHFSVNEGGTLARKGQEMLFDFIESLSKPVIAAVNGFALGGGLELAMACHFRIASDNAKMGLPEVSLGVIPGYGGTQRLPQLVGKGKAMELIMTAGMISAEDALSCGLVNHVTTQETLLPTAEKIASKIMRNSSVAISGAIKAVNANFEDGTNGFDTEIKEFGNCFGTEDFKEGTTAFLEKRKPNFPGA
- a CDS encoding PAS domain-containing sensor histidine kinase; translation: MIILVLLASVLILGVTVYQYDEQTKDYNIQRFERKEAATIKTIDLELTNKTKYPLKTENLAKIFQERIYEISSINKLDIAIYDLNGNLLKSSIKRISEEFESKIISQGVVTELVKNDNHKILKSRERKGIGYQTSYSFIKDSKLERIGILEIQFTQDNSEIQKELREFISRLGLVYLFMFLIAISLAYFLSSYITRSIQTISDKMQQTRLNERNEKIILNAASSEIEVLVEAYNSMIDQLEESAVKLARSEREQAWREMAKQVAHEIKNPLTPMRLSVQSFERKFNPEDEKIKEKLAEYSKTLIQQIDVMSSIASAFSDFAKMPTQKRERVEVISVVKLALDIFNEDSINYLAKDKELFANLDKTQLIRIVTNLVKNGMQAAEKTETPIVNVAVSSEGKHIKITVSDNGKGIAENVKDLIFEPKFTTKSSGMGLGLPMIKNIIEAYEGTISFTSEEGKGTVFTVILPKE
- a CDS encoding MATE family efflux transporter, whose translation is MKTNISFNYINKLAIPALIAGIAEPLLSITDTAIIGNIDENATESLAAVGIVGAFISMLVWVFGQIRSAISSIISQYVGANKLGKIEGLPAQAMAIVVAGSLLVLVISYPFAKQIFQFYNASGTVLDFCVTYFKIRIFGFPFSLFVFAVFGTFRGLQNTYYPMIIAIIGAVLNVVLDLVFVYGVEGFIPAMNIEGAAYASLIAQVTMALIALILLLKKTSISLKISLPFHEEIPNLLGMIGNLFIRTIALNIALYFATAYATGYGNEYIAAYTIGLNLWLLGAFMIDGYSSAGNILSGKLLGSKDYKTLVKLSIKLAKYGFFIGIIIAIFGFVFYDFIGQIFTKDPLVLEQFYHVFWIVILTQPISAITFIFDGMFKGMGEMKYLRNLLILSTGFVFIPTLLFFDWLDYKLVAIWIAFTLWILARGIPLIFKFRSKFLPLVKS